From the Archangium lipolyticum genome, the window GACATCAGTCCGTACAGCGCCGTCCACACCGGTCCGAAGACCCACGAGGGCGGCTGGAAGGAGGGTTTGCGCAGCTTCCGGTACCAGAGCTGCGAGCTGTTCGAGGCCCGCGCTCCCAGCACCGCCGCCCCCGTGGTCAGGGCTCCGAAGGCACCCAGGGCCACGAGCGACTCCGTGCGCAGCGAGGGGTTCTTCAGCGTCGTGAGCGACGGACTGCTCAGGTCGTACGGCTCCTGCATCATCTCTGCCTCCAAGCGTGCCTGAACGGGAACCGGCTCCGGAGGAAGTCGCCTTCCTCCTGGAGCCGGGCTCTCTTCTCGCGAGGGAAATCCCTCACCCCAGCCCTCTCCCAGAGGGAGAGGGGGCGACGACGGCTAGACAGGCGCTCCCGCGGCCTCCTCGCCGATCCTCGCCTCCAGCCGCGTCCCGGACGCCAGCCAGCTGCGCACCAGCACCAGGTGCTCCTGCTCCACCTCCAACGCCCGCTGGAAGTCGTCCGCCAGCCCGTTGTGCCCCAGCTCCCGCGCCAGCTGGATGAGCAGCTCCCAGCTCGCGTTGTCCACCAGCTCCGCCGTCAGCAGCCCCTCCAGCGACTGCAGCAGGTTGACGTGCGGATCCACCAGCATCTTGGGCACGCCTTCCGACATGTTCGCCTGCAGCTCCGCCGCCGGCGTGAGCGCCGTGGGGTCTCCCCCCAGCTTCTCGATGCACCGCTTCACCAGCGCGAAGTGCGACAGCTCATCCAGGCGGATCTTCTCCAGCTGCTCCCGTGAGGGTCCTCCCTCCCACGTGCCGAACACGTCCAGCTTCGACAGGGCCGCCTCGTACAGCCGGACCCCCGTGCGCTCGAAGCCCGCG encodes:
- a CDS encoding ferritin-like domain-containing protein translates to MERKASELGMNRTGIQTSPVHSKKAIEGAEQRPPSSLGDASGIWKVRQEFSREVDGLGSVPPPGTLKGMAKTAVDLLKGGRSQVFIDKLGQRAGFERTGVRLYEAALSKLDVFGTWEGGPSREQLEKIRLDELSHFALVKRCIEKLGGDPTALTPAAELQANMSEGVPKMLVDPHVNLLQSLEGLLTAELVDNASWELLIQLARELGHNGLADDFQRALEVEQEHLVLVRSWLASGTRLEARIGEEAAGAPV